In a genomic window of Ranitomeya imitator isolate aRanImi1 chromosome 5, aRanImi1.pri, whole genome shotgun sequence:
- the LOC138681461 gene encoding uncharacterized protein, whose translation MASGSDSSTPPLRSEASSSEEESQEEEREQEQRPEQEQRPRGQAVVAGRRVSQRALDEPLNIDLMVASIEERGPLWDSRDPRHADQGILRCMWKEVAQLLWDGFDSASPTVKASFLRKLRTRWRSMKDRFKRGLKKEGQARSGAAASRTSVYKYNRILQFLRPVLESRETHSSTREPVRPSGAVLCEAPSQASQPSHSESRSAPPQSGEPAAGPSDVPLAEASVAPSFGSSRQRQRASDRAPMPEFLHLSTVFQNGFKALCDKMSNIERRLENIETDLARPAKHFFNALHNGMVEHLTPELQISVMQGCNNL comes from the exons atggccagcggcagtgattccagcaccccaccgctgaggagtgag gcttcttcaagtgaggaggagagccaggaggaagagagggagcaggagcagagaccggagcaggagcagagaccacggggccaagctgtggttgcaggacggaga gtttcacaacgggccctggatgaacccctCAACATCgacctcatggtggcatccatagaggaacggggcccgttgtgggacagccgtgacccccggcacgcggaccagggcatattgcggtgtatgtggaaagaggtggcacaattgctgtgggatggcttcgacagcgcttcccccacggtcaaagctagttttc tTCGAAAACtgcggaccagatggcgctccatgaaggaccgtttcaagaggggcctgaaaaaggaaggACAGGCCCGTAGTGGTGCAgcggcttcaaggacctcggtttacaagtataaccgtatactgcaattcttgagaccggtccttgaaagcagaga aacacacagcagcacccgcgagcctgtccgaccctctggagcggtcctttgtgaagcgccatctcaagcctcgcagccatcccacagcgagagcaggtctgcaccaccacaatctggcgaaccggcagccggtccatcagatgttcccctggccgaggcctctgtcgctccttccttcgggtcttcccgacagcgtcagcgggcctcggacagggcgcccatgcccgaatttttacatttgagtaccgtctttcagaatggtttcaaggcgctgtgcgataaaatgtcaaaTATCgagcggcgtcttgaaaacatcgaaacggatctcgcgaggccggcgaaacatttttttaatgcccttcacaacgggatggttgaacatcttacgccggaactccagatttcggtcatgcagggctgcaacaatctttag